From Acomys russatus chromosome 2, mAcoRus1.1, whole genome shotgun sequence, one genomic window encodes:
- the Nr4a3 gene encoding nuclear receptor subfamily 4 group A member 3: MPCVQAQYSPSPPGSTYATQTYGSEYTTEIMNPDYSKLTMDLGSTGIMATATTSLPSFSTFMEGYPSSCELKPSCLYQMPPSGPRPLIKMEEGREHGYHHHHHHHHHHHHQQQQQPSIPPPSGPEEEVLPSTSMYFKQSPPSTPTTPGFPPQAGALWEDELPSAPGCIAPGTLLDPQMKTVPPMAAARFPLFFKPSPPHPPAPSPAGGHHLGYDPTAAAALSLPLGAAAAAGSQAAALEGHPYGLPLAKRTTTLTFSPLNLTASPTASSLLGESPSLPSPPNRSSSSGEGTCAVCGDNAACQHYGVRTCEGCKGFFKRTVQKNAKYVCLANKNCPVDKRRRNRCQYCRFQKCLSVGMVKEVVRTDSLKGRRGRLPSKPKSPLQQEPSQPSPPSPPTCMMNALVRALTDATPRDLDYSRYCPTDQATAGTDAEHVQQFYNLLTASIDVSRSWAEKIPGFTDLPKEDQTLLIESAFLELFVLRLSIRSNTAEDKFVFCNGLVLHRLQCLRGFGEWLDSIKDFSLNLQSLNLDIQALACLSALSTITERHGLKEPKRVEELCNKITSSLKEHQRKGQALEPAEPKVVRALVELRKVCTQGLQRIFYLKLEDLVSPPSVIDKLFHDTLPF, translated from the exons ATGCCCTGCGTGCAAGCCCAATATAGCCCTTCGCCTCCGGGGTCCACTTACGCCACGCAGACTTATGGCTCGGAATACACTACAGAAATCATGAACCCCGACTATTCCAAGCTGACCATGGACCTCGGTAGCACGGGAATCATGGCCACCGCCACGACGTCCCTGCCCAGCTTCAGTACCTTCATGGAGGGCTACCCCAGCAGCTGCGAACTCAAGCCCTCCTGCCTGTACCAAATGCCACCTTCCGGGCCTCGGCCTTTGATCAAGATGGAAGAGGGCCGCGAGCAtggctaccaccaccaccatcatcaccatcaccaccatcaccatcagcagcagcaacagccgtccattcctcctccctctggcCCCGAGGAAGAGGTACTGCCTAGCACCTCCATGTACTTCAAGCAGTCTCCGCCGTCCACTCCAACCACACCAGGCTTTCCCCCGCAGGCGGGGGCGCTATGGGAGGACGAGCTGCCCTCGGCTCCTGGCTGCATCGCTCCCGGAACGCTGCTAGACCCGCAGATGAAGACGGTGCCCCCGATGGCCGCCGCGCGCTTCCCGCTCTTCTTCAAGCCCTCACCGCCACACCCTCCGGCTCCCAGCCCTGCGGGCGGCCACCACCTAGGTTATGACCCTACTGCCGCGGCTGCGCTCAGCCTGCCCCTGGGAGCCGCTGCCGCCGCGGGCAGCCAAGCTGCGGCGCTCGAGGGCCACCCGTACGGGCTCCCGCTGGCCAAGAGGACGACCACGCTGACCTTCTCTCCACTGAACCTCACAGCCTCCCCTACCGCGTCCAGCCTGCTGGGAGAGAGCCCTAGCCTGCCATCGCCACCCAACAGGAGCTCATCATCCGGCGAGGGCACCTGTGCTGTGTGCGGGGACAATGCTGCCTGCCAGCATTACGGGGTACGCACCTGCGAGGGCTGCAAGGGCTTCTTCAAG AGAACAgtgcagaaaaatgcaaaatatgtttGCCTGGCAAATAAAAACTGCCCAGTAGACAAGAGACGTCGAAATCGATGTCAATACTGCAGATTTCAGAAGTGTCTCAGTGTCGGGATGGTTAAAGAAG TTGTGCGTACAGACAGTCTGAAAGGGAGGAGAGGTCGGCTGCCTTCCAAACCAAAGAGCCCACTACAGCAGGAGCCCTCGCAGCCTTCCCCGCCATCCCCTCCTACCTGCATGATGAATGCCCTCGTCCGAGCTTTAACAGATGCAACGCCCAGAGATCTTGATTATTCCAGA TACTGTCCCACCGACCAGGCCACTGCAGGCACAGATGCTGAGCACGTGCAGCAGTTCTACAACCTTCTGACGGCCTCCATTGATGTGTCCAGAAGCTGGGCAGAAAAGATCCCGGGATTCACTGATCTCCCCAAGGAAGATCAGACGTTACTCATAGAATCAGCCTTTTTGGAGCTGTTTGTGCTTAGACTTTCCATCAG GTCAAACACTGCTGAGGATAAGTTTGTGTTCTGCAACGGGCTTGTCCTGCATCGACTTCAGTGCCTTCGTGGATTTGGGGAGTGGCTCGACTCCATTAaagacttttctttaaatttgcagAGCCTGAACCTTGATATCCAAGCCTTAGCCTGCCTGTCCGCACTGAGCACGATCACAG AGCGACATGGGTTAAAAGAACCAAAGAGAGTGGAAGAGCTATGCAACAAGATCACGAGCAGCTTGAAGGAACACCAGAGGAAGGGGCAGGCTCTGGAGCCCGCCGAGCCCAAGGTCGTGCGAGCGCTGGTGGAACTGAGGAAGGTCTGCACCCAGGGCCTCCAGCGCATCTTCTACCTAAAGCTAGAGGACTTGGTGTCCCCACCCTCTGTCATTGACAAGCTCTTCCATGACACCCTGCCTTTCTGA